The region atccccatattattacttaccctcttgctcttttgcaccccagtatcgctacttgcacatcatcatctgcacatatatcactccagtattaatgctaaattgtaattattttcgcctctatggcctatttattgcctacctgcCTACtctcctacatttgcacacactgtacatagatctttctatttttattttcttttgtgttattgactgtacatttgtttatgtgtaactctgtgttgttgtttttgtcacactgctttgctttatcttggccaggtcgcagttgtaaatgagaacttgttctcaactggcctacctggttaaataaaggtgaaataaaacatttaaaaataaacaCAAGTATGCAGAGCTGCAGTGCAGGAAGTGTCACTCTGAAGAGGGCACTGTTTCCTCACAATAATACCGTGTTGGTGAGGGTAAAGCAGGAGGATAGAGGGCCATGAAGCCAGAtggcacaaagaccagggagcacCATTTCCTTACCAGTCCAGCTAAGTCCCAGGTGGTCAGCCACGATGGCCATCCGCAGGTCTGTTCGCTCACAGGGACTCTGAGGACCTGAAGGGCAGAGAACATCTATTAATCAACACTGTTCAGTATCTTTTCTACTGACTGAAATTGGAGTACAGAGGACTCTTTCCTTTTCTGGCCAAGCGTGGAATTTTCCAAATTATATAAATTCATACTGAGTGTTTTGCAGCCTCTCCTCTGGGTTTGATATAGACATGTTTAATCAACAGGTTTACCGTGAATGTGAATTGTATTATTCAATGGGTTGGTTAGGCTGACAACACTTCAGATTTGGTTTCCAGAATGGCAAGAAAAGGCAGACTAGACACAATATGACGGACTACAGTGTGTCATTTGGACACAGATGCTCTGTGAATGTTTGTGAATAtgtatcctcaaagcaggcagtAATTGTCATAAGAACTATACAAACAAAATAAAGTAAAAACATTGGTCAAAAGTGTCATGTACTCGTAGGAGCTCTAGTGGACTCACAGTTCTTAATGGGACTACACAGTACACATGCGGACAACCTTTGTGTTTTTGCTAAGGCTAATTAGCTCAGTGACACAACCTGAACATGAAATAGAATAAACTAGAACTGCTGTTATCAGTAGCCAccctgcacagacagacagatagacagactcaGTAGCCGTCAACAGGAAACTGGCTGTGCCAGTGCACCAGTCACTACTCTGGCATGCTGAGGTCTCTGACAACTAAGGGGttggggggagaaggaggagagtctGACAAGGACAAATACAGTACATAGATGACGATGACAGAATGACGGCTACTATTTTAAGAGAATAAACACGCCACAGGCAATCAATCACAACGACTTCATGCAACTAAGGTTTTAACAAGTGTGAAAGTTTTACAAACTAGGCTTGATCTCCGCGACGGGGGGCGCCCGAGGCCCCGCAACCTGACTGCCCTCCTTCCCACCAGTCCGCCTACTCCTCCTGCTCCTTTCACTGCCGGAGGCCCTGTCGACCTTAGCTCTTACGGACAAGGCCCCGGCCTCAGCTCTCGAGCCTCTACCAGACCTCGACGAGCGGGAGGGCTGAGAGGGGGCCGACAGAGAGGTGCTCCTGGAGGTGCTGTCTTCCTCGGACTGTTCTCCCTGTGTCTTTTTCTCTTCGTCTGACAGGCGGTCGGCCAGCTTTAGCGTCTCCCCGCTAATGCCCTTAAAGTACTCGATGGTGCGTTTACAAACCTCGCTGGCGTTCTCCCTACTCGTCTCACCTGCCGAGCTAACCTGAGATCTGTTTTTAATGGAGAACCTGgagggtaactgtatagctactCTTTCCCTGCTAGACTGAGCTGTTACCTGCACTGATATTGGGGAGCTGGTTGTGCTGCTCTTTTTAATATCTTTGATTGGGATTCTAGACCTGGGCTCTACTTTGGCAATGACAGGCTCTGCTCTTCTCCTGACCTCAGCCTTGACAACCTGTTTGGGTTTTTGCTTCCCTATTGCTGTGGCTTGTGTACGAAAAGACCACCCTGGCGCTTTGACAGGCAGCCTAGACTTTTGCTGCTTCGTCTCAGCTTCCTTGATGGCTTCACTTTCTCTTTGTTCAGCCTGAACACTGCTTTCTTCTACTCTCTCTACAGAGTCACTACAGAACAAAGCTTCAATCCTACTGGCTTTCTGAAGTGTGGGTTCAGAAGACGACTGCAAATTAAACACCACACTGCCACACTGTATATAGTTAGCCTGCACGCTTGAGGACTCaaggttattgttgttattgcagTTCTCTGCAGGGTAATCTCTTCTTTCTGACAGCTTTGGATCTGTGTATCCGCTAGACTGACTCTCCACTGACTGGTTTTCCAAGTTAATGTACTCTGCCATCTGACTTTCTGCCATCTCTGCCTTACATTCTTTGAGATCCCCAGAGTCTTTTTTCACTGTAATGGAGACGGCTATTCCCATCTTAATGGGGGTGCGTAATTTGGGGTCAACTTTAGAGGCCGTAATCGTGCATGAGGATGTGATCTCGGCTACAGTGACACCAGAAGGCGCATCGCTACAGCCAGTGCCAGTCTGTGCAGGGCTGCACTTTGCTGATGTGCTGCTGTCTGTGGCAGTCTCTAccttcaccccttcacccctctccCCTGTTTTTGACTGAGAGGTAACTACCCCCGGActcttaccccctctccccttgtCCCCTGATTTCCCATCAGAGGAATGCTCACCAATCTGGAAAAATTGAAGTCTCTCTTCAACAAAGTCCCGCTTGCTCATGTCAATTGCACCACTGCGCGTCATCTCAAACATCTTCCCCTCGTGGAAGGGGAAAGGGTTAGGCTCGCTAGTCGGTGTGCTCTCATCAGTCGGGGTTCTAGCAGGGGTAGTGTCTGGAGTGGTGGCTTGCGACTTGTCATCCACAGACAAACCGAAAGGCTTGGGATCTTCTTCTTTCGCTTTGGCATCAAAAACTCCTTCTCCCCCTTTGCTTGACCAGGGGTCAAAGTCTAAGCCTTTCGTGGCGACAGTTTTGAAGGTAGAGTTTAACTCCTCTTCGAGTTGATAGCCAAAGAAGTTATCTGCAAAGCCTTGTCTATCGCCCTGTCTATCTGGATGTCTTCCCTCGAGAGTGTAGTCTTTTTCATCTCCAATGTTTTGATCTGAGTTTGCTTTCCCATTATCCCCTCCATCCTCACTTGGTGTTTTCTCCTCCTCTATGACTTCAAGCTTTGATTGACTAAAGGAACGATCACATGTCTTGCCGTCATTGGACAGGCTGGATGTCTTAGGGTCTTGTTCACTCAACCCATCATCCTCATCTTGAAGGTCATAGCCATCGAGAGAGTCTATTTCAGTAGCATCTGTGTCATGAGAGAACTCAGTTGTGGCAATGGAGCAGTCTGTGATTGACTGGTCATTTTGCTCCAAGTCTTCCTCCTCTGCTTTTACAACGCCATTAGTACCTGACTCCTTGTTGTTTCCGTTCCTCTCAGGCTTTTTGGGTTTCAGAcgcttctctccttcctccttctccttcatCTTGAAGGTGTACTTTTTGTTGGGGATGGGATGGAAGATAGACTCATCATCGCTAGAGTTACTGTCATCTGCTCCAGGGGGAACTGGAGACGGAGGCTGAACCCTGATGATGGGCTCTGCAAGGAGGTGCTGATCATGCTCCTCTTGGAGGTtcacctccatcatctctgtcTCAGCCTCTGAGGAGGCACAAGACCCCCTCTTCTCAGGGTCCGAATGCTCAGCCTCTAAAGGCGGAGGTGGGGGAAACTCAATGTAAGCGACTCGTTTCTCTTTGGGTCGTTTCAATGTTTCCTGGTTTCTGTTGGAGGGTTCTGATGAGGCAGGCTTGGTTTTCTGTGGCAGAGACTCCGTGTAGATGAAGGTCTTTCCTTCGTCTTCCTCAGACTCCTCTGCTATTGGACTGGGCATGCTGGGCATATATCCAATCACGGAATCTGTCTTTCTGGAGGCAAGGCTCACCTCCTCAGAGCTTGGTGTCTCAGGAGTAACAGGACTCTTGCCAGAGCTGTCCATGAAAGTTACTTGCTCTAAAGTGTCATCCTCTGGGCTGCCTTGAGGAGATGGGGGCTGTTTTTGTTTGACAGTATAAAATGCTCCCCGTGTCTCGTGCACTGTTCGGCTCTCGTGACTCACTATTTTTTGGTACGTTCCCAGCAGCCCAGTTGTTTCTTTTTCATATTGCTTGCCCACTTGGATGCTTACATAAACTGGCAATGGTTTGATGTCTTTGAAACCCTCAGTGACAACTACAGGGGTTATGTTTTCCAAGTATTCTACTTGGTCGCTATCTATACCATTACATACTACAGTTGACTGACTACTATCATAAGAATCTGAGGATTTTTCTACTGATGAGTCGTTTGTAGATTTGTTGGCTTCAGAGCTGCCATGTAACCGATTTCTAGCTAAAGTAGGTATTTGTGATCCTGCCCTTTCACATAGTTTAACAGAGGTATCTAACTTTAATGATGTGGATTGATGATTCTCTGAGAAACTACATGGCATTCTAACAGGAATTTGCGATTCCGAGTTTTTTTTTAGACTACCGGTACGTACATCACTACTATTTGGGTTTTCTCGAACCACAAGCTCTGTGTAAATAGTTTTCTTGGTTGTCTCTTCTTTACTGGTTATTCCATCTCTAAAGCCCTGCAGTTGTCTTTGTGAATTTCTGTCATTGCCATGCGCATCTTGAACTAACGTGTGAGCTAGTTTTGACACTTGCGGTTTATAGTTTCCATTTCCATGACATTCCCAAGTTTTGAAGGACTTTTTTTCTTCCTGTTCATTTCCGTTTGTGTCGTGTTTAGGAGATGAGCATATATACCTATTAGCACTGGGGCTTGGTCCACTAGATCCTCTAACCTCACTTTCTATAACTTTCCTGGTACTTCCTGGACTGTCTGGTGATTTGGGGATATTTGAGCCAGCAAAGACTTGATACACAGGCAGCGTACTTTCCTGGAGTTTTCTTACTGGGGCATTTGATGTTTGTCCCCATTGTGGACCCTTTTCTTGCTTCTGAGCCTCTTGTTCAAATTTTAGCCTAACAGCGCTGACTTTGGAGcatgacatttgaaatggttTAGAAGCGTCACCTGCATTGCCCTGTGAAGTGCCATCACCTGGTTTTCTATTgtcatcattatactgtagcagcACTCTCCTCTCTGGGCTGCTCGGTAAACTAGCACATTTTCTATCACTAGAGCCAAATCTGTCCCTGAAACGTTCTCTACATTCCTCACCACTGCTCCCATTCTTATAGGTTGATCTTTCAGGACTGCTGTGCGTAGAGCTAGGCCCAGATCGTGTTTCCCTAAAGTCTGACCTGCGGGACTTCTTCTCAGGGGATGAGAGCTCATCATTCAGTTTCTCCGTCTTATCACGAAAAAACTGAGAGACTTCACTAAGCTTTTCCTCTGCTTCCTTAACAGTTCTGTCTACTCTGTCTTCATATATTAGCTTTTCTCTATTCTGGCTCTGTCTGTCATCAGTGACACGCATCCAAACAGAGTGCTTTGGGCTACCAGGTTCGGAGGAATACTGCAATAATGTTAGTTTGTCAAAGTTATCATCTACATTGGCATTTTCACCTGATTTGTCAATGTTTGATGACCTCAAAATATATTCTTGCCTTGATCCACTAGACCGTTCCTGACTATAACTACTCCTATCTGGGGAGTGAAAATGAGACCTGTCCCTCAAATACTCCTCGGTGTCAGAGTGAGAAGAGTCTGGTTTCTCAGAGAGAAGCATTTTGTCTGCAAAGTTGTAGGACTCCCCTCTGAGTTCTGATGATTCATCATCATTATATTCCACTGACTGCTGGCTGAGAAGCTTCAGGGCTTTGTACGAGTCATCTGCCATGAGCTGTGCAGAGCTTGGACGACTGTCGTCTTCCTGTGACATGGGCGTGTTTACTCTGGAAGACTCTAGGTAACAGGGGAGCGATTCTTcaggctcctcctctccctgtcgcGACAGTCCGCTGTTCCCTTGGTAGAAGTACATCTCCTTCTCTGGGGCATTTTTTGTTTCCCGGATGATGACCTCAGTTGGTTCAGTTTTGTTGCCCTTTTCAATGTGAACCTCGATTATTCTTTCAACCTTGGGCTTTGAGTTTATATCCCTCTGCGATGTGTCATCATTGCCGGCCCTGTGCTCAAACAGTCCAGCAAGTTCTCTGGAGGGATCCCTGCCTGACTGGAAAGCTTTCATGATATCATGCACTGACATTGATTCTTCCATCCTCTCGGATGCATTCtctttactctggggtttgtggtacacCATTCGGGTGGTAGTCGTGATGTGGGTCTCTTCCTTCACACGCATGCTCTTGCCCATTGAGTCATCGTCTGGGCTGATTTTCATCTGAAATGATTTTGTTTGGTCCACATTGGATGCATTCAGAACTTTGGGTTCTGCATCAGTGTATCGAACTGCCCTTGTATCCTCCATCATTGGTTGCTTGTTATCTTCAGGAGACTCATAACTCCTAATAACACGAACAACCTCAGTCCTTGTCTCAGTGATTACTGGTGGAATATCCTGGAAAAGTGCCTTGGGTCCCATGCCTTCTGCACTCTGTGGGGCAGAGGGTGTCCTTTCACTCCTCGTCTCAAAGCCACTGTCTGAGAGGGGACTCTTGTCCTGGTCATGTGAGATGTCATCTGGAGATTCTAACATGGCATCAGGCCCAAATAGCACATCTGCTAGTTTACAGAGCTCCTTTTCTGAGGCAGAGGACCGCATGTTTGCGGGTGGCATTTTCAGCTTGTGCTCAGGTTTAAGCATTCGTTtttgtttctcctctccttcccttctaACCTCATCGGATTTATGCTTTGCATCTGCAGTTTTTGAGATAGAGCCACTGTCAATGTCATTTGTCAAGTAGTCTACTACCTTCAATAGATTAAAATCTCTGTCTGGTATAGTCTTAGTTTTGATTTGAGGAACCACTGTCTCATATCTTGGTGGATAACTCCAGTTGCTTGGCTGGGGATCCACTGGTGCTTGTTTAGAGCACTGTGCCTCATCGGTTTTATTCATTTTAATAGCCGTCTTGCTATCCTTGACCGTATCCTTGGTCAGTATCTCACTAACTTTGACCAGGTCCTGTTTGACTTTCTCTACAATTCTGCAAGGCTCCTCGTCCTCTATTTTAGCCTCTTTGGGAGAGTCAGACTGGAAACCTTTGGAGGCTGAACTTGGTTCTGTTTGCAAGATGTTAGACATCCGTATCAAGTCCTCTTTCATTTCTGCCACGTCCTTCAGTATCTCTTGGCTGGAGGACAGCGGGGATGAGGTGGTGGATTTCAGGGCAGTCGGGGGCATAAATAAGGGGGATTTGACAGGTGACAGAGTTCTGGCAAAGGAAGACTGGGCTGAGTTTGTCTCAGCAGGCATAGTTTTTCGAGAGGACGAGAGGGCAGCAGCTGGCGTTGACACTTCAGGGAGCTTTTTAAATTGGGGCTCTGGCAACACATTTATAACCGAATACACTGGGACCGTCATGGTGCCAGATGTGACAGTGGTGGTAGAGTTCGGTGGGGACCTTAGAGTGGCATATAGGGAACTAGAGGCTGAGGATCTTATGGATTGGTAAGATGATGACGCTGAGGAGGACATGGACTTCAGAGTGCCATATCCAGAGGCAGAGCAGGAATTGAAAGTCTTTTCAACCTCGTCAAAGGCTGCATTTACGCTTGTCGTTGCTGCATTGGTGGTTGCCTGTATCCTCTCCTGTAAGCTGCTGGAGAGTAGGGACGTGGGCGAGGAGGAGCGGTACTTTGTAGGGGATACTGTTCCATTGATCAGAGCTGCAGCACTAGGAGGTGTGTTGGATTTAATTGGTGAGGAAAGGGAGGAAAATAGACTTAAGGGGTCTGCATTGGACCGGACAGAGGAGAGGCCAGGAACAGTTTTTATAGGAGAGGACGATGCTGTGGTGCCCACCATGACACCCTTGAATGGCAGAGTTGAACTGTACATGTTCAGTGAGGATTTGGGGGAAGCAGGTGGGCTCATGGCGATTGATGACCTCTCTAGCAGACACCCCACACCAGTGCTGATGGGAGAGGTTCTAGAAGACAATGCTGCCAGTCCCTTGATGGAAACGGGGTCTGGAACGCTTCTGACTGGCGATGACAGGAGACTGGGGGTGACCTGAACTGGGTACTGGGTCTGCTGAACTACAGTCTTAATTGGGGATGAAATTGTCCTGTACGACCTGATGGGGGATGCTACGTCGCTGACTGACTTGATGGAATGGGCCGGTGAGCAGCCTATGTTGGACTTGATGGGGGATGCCGAGGTGATGGACCACACGGACTTCAGTGGAGAGGCATTGGGCGTGTTGGACGATGAACTGGAGTGGGAACCGAACCCAGACTTGGCTTGCTCAGGGACGGAGACAGGAACAGCCGACCACGCCTGATAAGATCTCGTTGAAAAGACAGGTTTGTAAGCGTAGCCAGTAGGCTGTGTTCTCTGCGAGCTCCGATCAGTTGTTTCTTGAATAACCAAACCAAAGATTGAACATAAATTCAACaaaaaataattgaaataataaaacaGGAAAACCAGAGAGAGAAAGTTGGCGTCAGTAGGCCAATATTAATCAAAGCAGTAAGAATAATACAATGGTGAATTTATGCAATGTCAATTACTATCTAAACAAAGGTTGGATGAAAAGTGATTGTTTGAGGTCAATGATCTGTCATAAATAGAAAAGATACAAGATAACACATGATGAAGCATATGAGGCAACGAAATGCTTGAGGTAGCTAACAGTGGAGAAGAAAATATTAGAAATGtaccaagacaacaacaacaaccactctAACCATGTGTGACTTTCGATGTGCTTTGTCTGTTTGCCTTTTTGCTACAGTGCCTTTTATATACTTGGTGCCCTTCATGATCATATGTTTTCAATGCCAAAAATGATCCCACAATCCTTTTGGTAGATTATTGGTGCAATAACTGTCTCAAGGGTTCACTTATTGATTGGTTCACACAAAATGAAAGAAGGCCCTGAACAATCGCAAAGCCCATAAGAGTGAGGTGTTCTTCAAAAGAATGAAAAAGATACAAGAGAATAATTTAATTTGACACAGGGTTCAAAATCTATTTCAAAAATAATAAATTAACATTTGGATGTTGCAATGCCAGTTGTTTTCCCACAAATGTGATGAGACAACAAAAAACAGGAAAATAAATTTCACAAAATGGAGAGGGTCTGCAAAGTATAAGACACAGTAAACCATGCAAGTGTTGTCGTGGATGGATATGAATCATGACGTCTATGATGACAGTATGGAAAGTGCTCATAATTCTACACTATGGATGTATGGATATATCATAAAGGCAATATCTTACACTGCATATGAAGTTGTACAACGTTTCTGAAAGTAAAGATGTTAAACTCACTCGCTGCAGGGTCGGTCAGATAGCTGTAGCGCTTACGCAAAGCTAAGGAGGCAAAGGTATGACGTCGGTCTGGTTTTTCAgtctgcaacaacaaaaacaacaaaatatgtTTTAACATAAAATGTAGATTGGATTTAAAGGCCAAAAAGGTATCTTCCCTTTTTTCACACTACTGCCAGAATTTCTcccattttgtggttttgaaatAAAATCAAGATGATGCATTTAGATTTTCTGAAGTCCATGTTGTTGAGATAGTAGGCACTGTAGGTGATTGTGTTGTAAGTCACCTTCGGCTGATGACTCAAATATCCATGCTTTCCTCTGATTGGATAGATTAAGTGTTACATTGGTGGTGCGATTTAAAGTGTATTTATCTGTCTAATTTTGAAGAAACACATGCAATATGTGATTATTAGATTTGGAGAACTCTGGTGAGATGTCCACAAGCTGACACTGAGAATGCACCTGATCTCTAAAATAAATGATTTAAAGAGGACTCACTCCATTAGTCATGGATGAATGTTCTTTTGAGATCATGAGATGTAATGTAAATGAAGGAAAACACTCTGAGATATAGCTATAAAACATGAAACATTCATGTCATCTTTTGCTGACTAGGTTATGTTGACTTTTCCTCATGCAACGAATAACTCATTGGTCTTGTATAGGTGTGAACAAAACATTGGCAGAAGATGGCTGAAACCACAACTAAGCTAGAGTACTATGCACTACAGCGGGGTTTATCCTCTTCTATCTGCcattccgaaagcactgtatgtcACGCTCTCTGAAAATAGTGTGGAGGGATGGTGTTTCCTACTAGCCTACCTACTGAACACATATGGAAAGAAAGATATGGAAAATAAGCCAGGGTGTGGTACACAAATTGCTCCACTTGGCTTGGGATGAGGACAATAATAATGAAA is a window of Salmo salar chromosome ssa18, Ssal_v3.1, whole genome shotgun sequence DNA encoding:
- the LOC106577144 gene encoding ankyrin-3 isoform X16 — its product is MAHAASALKKNRDVDVNAIEDEKEKKRRIKKLASREQKRKSDSNASYLRAARAGNLEKALDYLKSGVEINICNQNGLNALHLASKEGHVEVVAELLKLEANVDAATKKGNTALHIASLAGQTEVVKELVTNGANVNAQSQNGFTPLYMAAQENHIEVVRFLLEHNSSQSMATEDGFTPLAVALQQGHDQVVSLLLENDTKGKVRLPALHIAARKDDTKAAALLLQNDRNADVESKMMVNKTTESGFTPLHIAAHYGNINVATLLLNRGGAVDFMARNDITPLHVASKRGNSNMVKLLLDRGSKIDAKTKDGLTPLHCGARSGHEQVVEILLDRGAPILSKTKNGLSPLHMATQGDHINCVQLLLQNDVPVDDVTNDYLTALHVAAHCGHYKVAKLIVDKKANPNAKALNGFTPLHIACKKNRAKVMELLLKHGASIQAVTESGLTPIHVAAFMGHENIVNSLTHHGASPNTTNVRGETALHMAARAGQADVVRYLLQNGAKVETKAKDDQTALHISSRLGKADIVQQLLQRGASANAATTSGYTPLHLAAREGHEDVAAMLLDQGASLSASTKKGFSPLHVAAKYGKMEVASLLLQKRAAPDAAGKSGLTPLHVAAHYDNQRVALLLLDQGASPHAAAKNGYTPLHIAAKKNQMDIGTTLLEYGADTNAVTRQGISPVHLAAQEGSVDLVSLLLTKNASVNMGNKSGLTPLHLAAQEDKVNVAEVLLNQGADVDPSTKMGYTPLHVACHYGNVKMADFLIQNQARVDDKTKNGYTPLHQAAQQGHTHIINLLLQHGASANQLTVNGSTALSIACRLGYISVVDTLRPVTDENLTSVTATEKHKMNIPETMNEFLDMSDDEAKANAPEILNDDCISDVDEGEDAMTGDTDKYLRPQDLKELGDDSLPQEGYMGFSIGVRSASLRSFSSDRSNTLNRSSYARDSMMIEEILAPTKDTLQSVFKDLSYLIDPLNKHLAVTRDYDAECLRRYSWTPDTIDHSNTVSSPIHSGLSSPLPQYDSRFLVSFMVDARGGSMRGSRSNGMRIIIPPRKCTAPTRITCRLAKRHKLAYPPPMVEGEGLVSRLVEVGPAGAQFLGPVIVEIPHFGSMRGKERELIVLRSDNGDTWKEHQYDCHPSDITDILNGMDEELDSNAELEKKRICRIITRDFPQYFAVVSRIKQESNHMGPEGGTLTSLTMPMVQASFPQGALTKKIRVGLQAQPVPDDMVRNLLGNRATFSPIVTVEPRRRKFHKPITMTIPVPPRSAEGHPIGPRGDSTPCLRLLCSITGGTSPAQWEDITGTTPLSFVTDCVSFTTNVSARFWLADCHQIPETVGLASQLYRELICVPYLAKFVVFAKMNDPVESRLRCFCMTDDKVDKTLEQQENFEEVARSKDIEVLEGKPIHVDCYGNLSPLIKSGQQLIFNFFSFKENRLPFNVKVRDMGQEPCGRLSFLKEPKTTKGLPQTAICNLNITLPTHKKDMMESDPDDETEKPDRRHTFASLALRKRYSYLTDPAAKTTDRSSQRTQPTGYAYKPVFSTRSYQAWSAVPVSVPEQAKSGFGSHSSSSSNTPNASPLKSVWSITSASPIKSNIGCSPAHSIKSVSDVASPIRSYRTISSPIKTVVQQTQYPVQVTPSLLSSPVRSVPDPVSIKGLAALSSRTSPISTGVGCLLERSSIAMSPPASPKSSLNMYSSTLPFKGVMVGTTASSSPIKTVPGLSSVRSNADPLSLFSSLSSPIKSNTPPSAAALINGTVSPTKYRSSSPTSLLSSSLQERIQATTNAATTSVNAAFDEVEKTFNSCSASGYGTLKSMSSSASSSYQSIRSSASSSLYATLRSPPNSTTTVTSGTMTVPVYSVINVLPEPQFKKLPEVSTPAAALSSSRKTMPAETNSAQSSFARTLSPVKSPLFMPPTALKSTTSSPLSSSQEILKDVAEMKEDLIRMSNILQTEPSSASKGFQSDSPKEAKIEDEEPCRIVEKVKQDLVKVSEILTKDTVKDSKTAIKMNKTDEAQCSKQAPVDPQPSNWSYPPRYETVVPQIKTKTIPDRDFNLLKVVDYLTNDIDSGSISKTADAKHKSDEVRREGEEKQKRMLKPEHKLKMPPANMRSSASEKELCKLADVLFGPDAMLESPDDISHDQDKSPLSDSGFETRSERTPSAPQSAEGMGPKALFQDIPPVITETRTEVVRVIRSYESPEDNKQPMMEDTRAVRYTDAEPKVLNASNVDQTKSFQMKISPDDDSMGKSMRVKEETHITTTTRMVYHKPQSKENASERMEESMSVHDIMKAFQSGRDPSRELAGLFEHRAGNDDTSQRDINSKPKVERIIEVHIEKGNKTEPTEVIIRETKNAPEKEMYFYQGNSGLSRQGEEEPEESLPCYLESSRVNTPMSQEDDSRPSSAQLMADDSYKALKLLSQQSVEYNDDESSELRGESYNFADKMLLSEKPDSSHSDTEEYLRDRSHFHSPDRSSYSQERSSGSRQEYILRSSNIDKSGENANVDDNFDKLTLLQYSSEPGSPKHSVWMRVTDDRQSQNREKLIYEDRVDRTVKEAEEKLSEVSQFFRDKTEKLNDELSSPEKKSRRSDFRETRSGPSSTHSSPERSTYKNGSSGEECRERFRDRFGSSDRKCASLPSSPERRVLLQYNDDNRKPGDGTSQGNAGDASKPFQMSCSKVSAVRLKFEQEAQKQEKGPQWGQTSNAPVRKLQESTLPVYQVFAGSNIPKSPDSPGSTRKVIESEVRGSSGPSPSANRYICSSPKHDTNGNEQEEKKSFKTWECHGNGNYKPQVSKLAHTLVQDAHGNDRNSQRQLQGFRDGITSKEETTKKTIYTELVVRENPNSSDVRTGSLKKNSESQIPVRMPCSFSENHQSTSLKLDTSVKLCERAGSQIPTLARNRLHGSSEANKSTNDSSVEKSSDSYDSSQSTVVCNGIDSDQVEYLENITPVVVTEGFKDIKPLPVYVSIQVGKQYEKETTGLLGTYQKIVSHESRTVHETRGAFYTVKQKQPPSPQGSPEDDTLEQVTFMDSSGKSPVTPETPSSEEVSLASRKTDSVIGYMPSMPSPIAEESEEDEGKTFIYTESLPQKTKPASSEPSNRNQETLKRPKEKRVAYIEFPPPPPLEAEHSDPEKRGSCASSEAETEMMEVNLQEEHDQHLLAEPIIRVQPPSPVPPGADDSNSSDDESIFHPIPNKKYTFKMKEKEEGEKRLKPKKPERNGNNKESGTNGVVKAEEEDLEQNDQSITDCSIATTEFSHDTDATEIDSLDGYDLQDEDDGLSEQDPKTSSLSNDGKTCDRSFSQSKLEVIEEEKTPSEDGGDNGKANSDQNIGDEKDYTLEGRHPDRQGDRQGFADNFFGYQLEEELNSTFKTVATKGLDFDPWSSKGGEGVFDAKAKEEDPKPFGLSVDDKSQATTPDTTPARTPTDESTPTSEPNPFPFHEGKMFEMTRSGAIDMSKRDFVEERLQFFQIGEHSSDGKSGDKGRGGKSPGVVTSQSKTGERGEGVKVETATDSSTSAKCSPAQTGTGCSDAPSGVTVAEITSSCTITASKVDPKLRTPIKMGIAVSITVKKDSGDLKECKAEMAESQMAEYINLENQSVESQSSGYTDPKLSERRDYPAENCNNNNNLESSSVQANYIQCGSVVFNLQSSSEPTLQKASRIEALFCSDSVERVEESSVQAEQRESEAIKEAETKQQKSRLPVKAPGWSFRTQATAIGKQKPKQVVKAEVRRRAEPVIAKVEPRSRIPIKDIKKSSTTSSPISVQVTAQSSRERVAIQLPSRFSIKNRSQVSSAGETSRENASEVCKRTIEYFKGISGETLKLADRLSDEEKKTQGEQSEEDSTSRSTSLSAPSQPSRSSRSGRGSRAEAGALSVRAKVDRASGSERSRRSRRTGGKEGSQVAGPRAPPVAEIKPSPQSPCERTDLRMAIVADHLGLSWTELAREMDFSVDEINHIRVENPNSLTAQSFMLLKKWVSRDGKNATTDALTGVLTKVNRMDIVTLLEGPIFDYGNISGTRSFADDNAVYLDQADDYHSILAELQSPVQLHSDPPFTELHSEPPTLTIDPTPVQLHPHPPTLILTQSEPWNDHMEPSVDPDTSTRTTLRPWELSLSIHTLHLDPTAATNTGMAEGDQVLMVQVEEEKKEVDISLQHQEDSRQTGASAVVAEGEAEEEAEEVVKGGGEEGVEVGEMAEEGDKVVEAKIGAKVVEGGKVAEEGAKVRVEGGKVEWAKVRVEGAKAVENGAEVVEEGGAYLSPQAWAEALGEQGVSGSTEEEDGDEDEKTEDKLKSLLEDIHLEEGSEEEDEEMTEARVQEIVSQVQQAEKDVCSLPGWHSDTSSVNVEPPTPGRSVSSDLLDRQENSQENSSDSITSSSRGEPARSRHNGDNTELPPQDGSLPVSQDSANGRTGRGKEEGTLVSERKVQGEQAKNIPGESVTEEQFTDEDGNIITRKVIRKVIRRVSTPTPDDQGGDRGSWDRGDPWPCPFLLEEELEQGDGAKSRKEERSGEKKLQS